The nucleotide window aggagcATCTACGGCTCCGATCTGTTGGGCGGGGACTGGTCGTTGTCCGGGAGGAGGAACGCTAGGTACGCGGACTTCGGTTTGGGGAGCGGCGGGCGGAGCCATGGGGTTCGGGGTGGGAGTCTGAACTTGGGGTGTGCTCTGCTGCGAGGCTGGTTGTGCTGCCGGGGTCGCAAGGCCTTGTATTGACTGCAGGCCATGCGTGAGGAATTGCCGGAATTTCTCCTTGGAGATCTTGAGCTTGACGAGCAGCTTATCCGGCTCTTCTACAACGCTCTCCTCGCGAATCTCGCGCCTGCGACTTGCAGCTCTCGCCTCGTTATGTGGTTCGGGCGTGGCGGACTGGCCCAGACTCGCTCGCAGTGCCGCATGTGCCGCGCTGGCAGCTCCTCTCATGCCTCGTGTACGTGCCGTTCCTTGAGCTAGGTGAGGCCCGATAGCAGGGGAGCCGGTGATTGACGATTCGTCACTGTCGGACTCCTCGGACTCCTCTCCAGTATCCCGCAAGCCGACGGCAGCGCGCCTAGAACGGCTCGAGCCCGACCGCTTGTACACGTTGCTATCCTCCAGGGACGCTGCGCAGTTGGGTATGACTGTCGAGACGAGCATGGTCCGGATAGTGCGTTGACGATCCTTGAGGTCGGGCAGTGCGGGTCCACCACGACGGTTGACAGACCGCTTCTGTCGGCGTTGATCTCGCGATATCGACACCTCAGTCCGCTCGAGCTCCGTTTCGTTCAGTTCGTATAGGTAGGGAGTGAATTCCTTTGCCGCCTGGAAAGGTCGGAAAGAAGAGGTCAGAGGGGTAGGGAGGAATGCGGTCTTCAGGTCAGGATCATCGATCGGACGGCCATCGaaggggtgggagaggatgtAGAGGGATTTGGTGAAAAGTTGTGATTGTTCGCGGATTGAGTGTGCGATCGCGGTCGTGAACTCGCCGGAAAGAGACAGGTCGTCGGTCATACGCTCCGCAAACTCCTCGGGGGAGTTGTGAGGGTCATTGATGTCCCACTCAAACTGGTCAATCAGTGTATGTTGGCCAATCGTGATGTTCAATTTCACTAGAATGCGCATCTCATCATTCTTGTAGGCGCTGTAGGGGAGGTGAGGATCCAatggctcttcttccatgaaGATCTGAGGATAATAATCGCAAAGCTGCTCCTGGATACTTGAAGAGATCATCCGTATCAGCGGCGCACACGACTCGATAGGGATTTGTAGATCCTCCACGAGCTTCTCTGCGAACAAGTCGGGAGAAATCACGCGATCATGAAGATTCCACGTAAAAGTATCACGGATCTTGATCTTTTCCCAGTCGATATCCAAGCGGATTGGCACTAAATCTTCGATTTGTTCATTCTGCGTCTTCAGATCCTTGCGGGAGATTCGGAGTTCCCTCGTCCGCCGGTTCCCGGGACGACGTCGATTCGCAGGATATAATAGCTGGGGATGTTGATTCCGCAAATCGGTACGCTGATTGCCGAAGCCTTCGTAGCCAACACCATAAAGAGCTGCTGGGTTCATGTGGTTCTCGCGTCGTACGGCCAAGAAGTAATCGCGCTCAGCGCGTTTCTGATGTAGAAGCTCCTGGCTGGGATTTTGCCATGCTGTCAAGGCGGAGTGGTGGAACTCCCGGTTGACATAGTCTTCAAGAAGAATCTTGTCGGCGGGAGTCTCACGTACACGTACGGGGAGGCCTTCTGTCGATTGGGAGGAGTTGATAACAGAGCCATCCCGGGATCGTTTCTTGCTCGACGCGGATCCATTGGCACTGTTTGCCTGAGACAAAGGTGATGGATTGCCATTCGACGCGTCATGGGCGGATTCGGCAGAGCCTAGAGACACCCCTGATGCGGCGAGAACAGCCTTTGCATTCTGCTTTCCCTCTGCAATCGCATCAGATCCGCCTGAACCTTGTCCGGAAGAAGTCTCGGACGCGACGGCGCCATAATCCCCGCTTATGTTAGACATCCCTGAACCAATCTGTCCGTCGTCTGTCGGGGCGTCAATTGAGAACTGTCCAGGCTGAGAGAGGTCAGGCGAGGGCATGCTGGGGATAGGAAGATTGAAGTGTTCCGCGGTCGTCCTTGGCGTGTCGGGCAAGGCAAAACAGACGTCACTTGCACGGATAGGTGGAGAGATGAGGAGGCACTAATTGAGCGGCGAGGATGGATAACTGAAAATAAATAGACGACACTCAGTCACGGCAGCATCCTTGAAGAAGGACTGTAGGATCGGACGCATCCAAGTCAGCTAGCTGTATGAGAGAGTCCCATGTGTAGAAAAGTCAATGGTAGTGGCGACGCGACGGCGCACCGGGCGGAGGCGCGATACGTCGTCGGATGTGCGCAACGGACAAGCATGTCGCAAAGCTACTCCCAGGTGAGTCGCATCAACCAAGTCCTGACTAGAGATCGCCCCGACAGCAAGAGCCGCACGGCCGCACGGAGTATCAACAGCGAAGGGCAATGGATGACTGACgagctggggagggaggaagcaaagaagacataccaaccaaccggcagaagggaaggaagggaatgcAGGACGAATTGGGGACGCGACCGAGCAAGAATAAAGGAAACACGatgagaacaacaacaaaaaagaaTGATACTAaccaagaaggaaggggaCAATAATATCCGTAATCCGAGCAGAGCGACTCGGGATGGCTGGTACCAGGGCAAGACTCAGGCAGAAGTGGATGGGTCTGCGTGCCGGTCTGGGTCTTTCTTTTGCCTTTCACAAGTGAGGAAACGGACGAGAACCGGGCTAATCAGCTGACGTTTGCTCCCGGGGGGGGATCTGGCCGGTATTCGATCAcacttccagctccagctcccgattctttttaatttctggTCCCGAGCTCCCCTGATTCGATCTCCAGATAAGATGCTAGACGCGATCCAATCGTTGGATCGCACAAGAACGTGGGGTGGTTTGGGTGGTTTTGCCCCCGACTTCTTAGTAGTGGCTTTTTTGGCGGGTTTTTCCTTTGCGGcgggagggaaaaaagaggagagaagaggaggaagaaggggaaacgGGCGCGAGAAAAGGTCGACTGAGAGTAAAGTAGGTAGTAACCAGGTCGCTCTTCTGCGCTGCCCGGCCCGTTACAAGTCTGGTCTGCTCGGGTTCCGTGTGTGAAGGCAGAATGGCTAGGGGAAGGGGGCAGCAGAGCTGGtgccagcagcaccagcagagTCTCCTGCGATCAGCAACCGGTCCGCAGGGCCTTTAGGGACTCTCATGAAGCCATTCCAGGtccattcttctgctgctttgcCTTCTGGTCTGATCGTAACCTTCCTTACGCTGGATACTGTATGCCTGCGGTAATACCGTTCGCTGTCTCGTATGGTAAGCGTGTCCGCTCGCTATCCCCCATCGGGACGTCAGGTGACACCACGCCATTCCCGAGTAGGTAAAATGAGGGACGCTAGGGCGTCATTGCCGGTCCTTGGCGTCACCGAGCCGTTTTGATGGTGGATTGACCGGGTCTTCGGATCGGTACGGATGTGTAtcaattctttcctttccactTCTGGCTGATCTCCCTCGAAAATAAAGTCCATCTTCTTAAAGTATTCGCGTCTTTCTATCCCTACTGAAGTATAAAAAGCATTCGGGGATTCTGGGGAACAAGAAAGCCAGCTGATGGGGCCTTCGCACTAGTGACTAGTCGTATAACATCACATCGATGACCACCGCCCGATGGTCCGAGTTAAAGACCCCATCGTCGAATCGGTTCGCCAATACTGCATAGCCCTCCACTGCCCATGGCTGACGACCATGGCTAAGAACCTTGTCTGCCGTTGACTCGAGCAGTACGTAGTCAATGCGCGTCGGGTCCTGTCCTTCATGTCCAAACCCCGTCCAGGTTTTGTGGTTTCCGTAACGCTCGCGGGGGTTTACCAGTTTCGCTGCGTCTGCCAAAGGTGACTCCGGCGCCGTCAAGACGGTATACGCCTCTTGGTCTTCCTGACTATTAAAGTCCCCTGTCAGGAACATCCCCGAGATCATGGGGCCAAAGGCTTTCCCAGTCCGATACTCCTGCAACTTGTGCAGGATAATATGGGCTGCTTCTAGTCGGGACCGAGACCCTTGATCGTCCAGGTGGGTATTCATCGCCAAGATCGTCTTGCGACTGGCACGGTGGGTAAAGACACCGATTGTCACGATGCGGATCGAGGCGGCATCCCAGCTCTTGGACGGAGTGTCGGGCGTCTCAGACAACCAAACAGTCTCGCAGTGTCGTAGTTGCCAGATGGAAGGTTGGAAGAGGATAGGCGAATATTCGCCTGCTTTGCAGCCGTCATCTCGTCCCACTCCGATATAGTCCCACGCATTGTTCTGCTTGGAAGCATTGAGTCCAGTGAGGATGTCAACCAGTTGGTTGTGTAGGACTTCCTGTAGACAAATAAAGCCTTCCGCATGGCGTGTGTTGTACTGCAGCTCGTTCAAGAGAAGCTGTACTCTGTCTGCCCAGGGGCGCTCGCCTTTGAAAGGTGAAGAGGTAGCATATCGGATGTTGTGTGTAAGGATGCGAAGGGGGAGCTCTGTCGCAACCCTCATGGTGGATTGAAGGGCAAGAATTACAGTAGACAGGACAAGACTGATAATCAGAAAATGGATTACTCACTATCGATGGAAATAATAGAAGAATTGAAACGAAGTTGGGTTAAATACTGAAAAAGGTGAGGGGGTGAAGTCGCCTCCGATGATTGATCTTGTGATTGGACCAGACCTGCATGAGACTCTCATGTAACATCAGTTGAAACCAGTAAGTACGACTACTTAGGGAACACAAGGCTAATTATATGAGTTACTGTTGTGTGTCCGTCATTTTAACAGAAAATAGCTTGAGGAGGATTCCGTCTATCTGGGCATTCTTCGCTGCGGCTTCCTATCCATAATTGAAGGACATGCCGTCTGCTACAAGGCCACCTCCGCCATTACTTCTCTTGAGCGGGAGAGGCCGACTATGCCGACACACCAGACACTGATAATGGTTCAATCTGTATTAAGTTTCTTTCGCACCAATTGTGATGAGTAGTCATGTAGAGAAGTAGTATTTTAACGTTTGTAAAAGTTGTACACCGTTGTGAAGAGTTACGAATAtttattgatatatatattgctGCTAGTAAGGACATTGATAGTATATCTTTACACTAGAATATGACTCTGACTAGTACTAATAACATGCGTCTGCTACGTATCAAAAACAGTTATCAGACACTACAAACACCCGAGATAATATCCGCAGCTTGCTCAGCCAACGCATACACACACGCTTGTATATGTGTGCTCAATGGAGTCGGAATTACGCTCGCATCGACAACTCGCAACCCATCGATCCCTTTGACACGCAGATCACCATCAACCACTTTGCCCATGCAAGCACCGCCCGTAGGATGGTACAGCGTCCTATGCTCATTAGCAATATTATCTCGCACAAAATGATATGTAGTATGGTAGAGCAAATATGGGCTTACGCAGCTCGGCGACGGATGAGATCATCGATGGCTTCATCACCCGTATCAGGACCTAAGGGCTGATATTTCTCTTCAACTGTTTCGGAAAGAATCATTTTCTGTCCCGCTGGAGTATCGCATAAGACTTCTCGCAATTTCCGAAGTCCCTCCC belongs to Aspergillus luchuensis IFO 4308 DNA, chromosome 3, nearly complete sequence and includes:
- the SNF5 gene encoding SWI/SNF chromatin-remodeling complex subunit SNF5 (BUSCO:EOG0926115P;~COG:B,K;~EggNog:ENOG410PHVG;~InterPro:IPR006939;~PFAM:PF04855;~go_component: GO:0000228 - nuclear chromosome [Evidence IEA];~go_process: GO:0006338 - chromatin remodeling [Evidence IEA]); amino-acid sequence: MPSPDLSQPGQFSIDAPTDDGQIGSGMSNISGDYGAVASETSSGQGSGGSDAIAEGKQNAKAVLAASGVSLGSAESAHDASNGNPSPLSQANSANGSASSKKRSRDGSVINSSQSTEGLPVRVRETPADKILLEDYVNREFHHSALTAWQNPSQELLHQKRAERDYFLAVRRENHMNPAALYGVGYEGFGNQRTDLRNQHPQLLYPANRRRPGNRRTRELRISRKDLKTQNEQIEDLVPIRLDIDWEKIKIRDTFTWNLHDRVISPDLFAEKLVEDLQIPIESCAPLIRMISSSIQEQLCDYYPQIFMEEEPLDPHLPYSAYKNDEMRILVKLNITIGQHTLIDQFEWDINDPHNSPEEFAERMTDDLSLSGEFTTAIAHSIREQSQLFTKSLYILSHPFDGRPIDDPDLKTAFLPTPLTSSFRPFQAAKEFTPYLYELNETELERTEVSISRDQRRQKRSVNRRGGPALPDLKDRQRTIRTMLVSTVIPNCAASLEDSNVYKRSGSSRSRRAAVGLRDTGEESEESDSDESSITGSPAIGPHLAQGTARTRGMRGAASAAHAALRASLGQSATPEPHNEARAASRRREIREESVVEEPDKLLVKLKISKEKFRQFLTHGLQSIQGLATPAAQPASQQSTPQVQTPTPNPMAPPAAPQTEVRVPSVPPPGQRPVPAQQIGAVDAPHPPQPGVPGPPPPSWLAAGLARLKLSYPNDSFEGVMRYTAVDTETMLPVANSNSQPGHKLKYQYLPRIRCHDCPGKLYTPGPGTTVDNFEVHLRNRQHKERVEERVAKTAAVAATGGNAS
- a CDS encoding endonuclease/exonuclease/phosphatase family protein (COG:T;~EggNog:ENOG410PN4X;~InterPro:IPR036691,IPR005135;~PFAM:PF03372); protein product: MRVATELPLRILTHNIRYATSSPFKGERPWADRVQLLLNELQYNTRHAEGFICLQEVLHNQLVDILTGLNASKQNNAWDYIGVGRDDGCKAGEYSPILFQPSIWQLRHCETVWLSETPDTPSKSWDAASIRIVTIGVFTHRASRKTILAMNTHLDDQGSRSRLEAAHIILHKLQEYRTGKAFGPMISGMFLTGDFNSQEDQEAYTVLTAPESPLADAAKLVNPRERYGNHKTWTGFGHEGQDPTRIDYVLLESTADKVLSHGRQPWAVEGYAVLANRFDDGVFNSDHRAVVIDVMLYD